From the genome of Salvelinus fontinalis isolate EN_2023a chromosome 20, ASM2944872v1, whole genome shotgun sequence, one region includes:
- the LOC129817191 gene encoding tribbles homolog 2-like isoform X1: protein MNIQRSNPINISRYGRARHKATEFEELSCLRTTESSQSFSPNLGSPSPPETPDSSHCISCIGNYLLLEPLEGDHVFRAAHLHTGEELVCKVFEIGRYQESLAAYFALGRHEHINQVVEILLGEQRAYVFFERSHGDMHSFVRTCKKLREDEAARLFRQIASAVAHCHDNGVVLRDLKLRKFVFRNEDRSLVKLESLEDTYILEGHDDSLSDKHGCPAYVSPEILNASGSYSGKAADVWSLGVMLYTILVGRYPFHDVEPGSLFSKIRRGHFSIPETLTPKAKCLIRSILRREPAERLTSREILEHPWFLSSGAAGGAVVQGRGEREQEQTVPEVNMEEELDQFFS, encoded by the exons ATGAACATACAAAGATCAAATCCCATCAACATCTCGCGTTATGGGAGAGCACGGCACAAAGCAACCGAATTCGAGGAGTTATCTTGCTTGAGGACAACAGAATCCAGCCAGAGTTTCAGTCCTAACCTAGGATCCCCTAGCCCCCCTGAAACACCAGATTCCTCCCACTGTATCTCCTGCATCGGGAACTACCTGCTCCTCGAGCCATTGGAGGGGGACCACGTTTTCAGAGCCGCCCACCTGCACACCGGCGAAGAGCTTGTATGTAAG GTGTTTGAGATAGGCCGTTACCAGGAGTCCCTGGCAGCCTACTTCGCCCTGGGCAGACATGAGCACATCAACCAGGTGGTGGAGATCCTGCTGGGGGAGCAGCGGGCCTACGTCTTCTTCGAGAGGAGCCACGGAGACATGCACTCCTTCGTCCGCACTTGCAAGAAGCTACGCGAGGACGAGGCCGCCAGACTCTTCCGTCAGATAGCCTCGGCTGTGGCGCATTGCCATGACAACGGCGTGGTCCTCCGGGACCTCAAGCTGAGGAAGTTTGTCTTCCGGAACGAGGACAG GAGCCTTGTGAAGCTGGAGAGCCTAGAAGACACCTACATCCTGGAGGGCCATGACGACTCTCTGTCAGACAAACATGGCTGCCCCGCCTACGTCAGCCCCGAGATCCTCAACGCCAGCGGCAGCTACTCGGGCAAGGCGGCCGATGTCTGGTCCCTGGGCGTCATGCTCTACACCATCCTGGTGGGCCGCTACCCCTTCCACGACGTAGAACCCGGCTCCCTGTTCAGTAAGATCCGCCGGGGCCACTTCAGCATCCCAGAGACCCTGACGCCCAAGGCCAAGTGTCTGATCCGGAGTATCCTCCGCCGGGAGCCTGCAGAGCGTCTCACGTCCCGGGAGATCCTGGAGCACCCCTGGTTCTTATCCTCCGGGGCAGCAGGTGGCGCTGTGgtccaggggagaggggagagggagcaggAGCAGACTGTGCCCGAGGTGAACATGGAGGAGGAGCTGGATCAGTTCTTCAGCTGA
- the LOC129817191 gene encoding tribbles homolog 2-like isoform X2 codes for MHSFVRTCKKLREDEAARLFRQIASAVAHCHDNGVVLRDLKLRKFVFRNEDRSLVKLESLEDTYILEGHDDSLSDKHGCPAYVSPEILNASGSYSGKAADVWSLGVMLYTILVGRYPFHDVEPGSLFSKIRRGHFSIPETLTPKAKCLIRSILRREPAERLTSREILEHPWFLSSGAAGGAVVQGRGEREQEQTVPEVNMEEELDQFFS; via the exons ATGCACTCCTTCGTCCGCACTTGCAAGAAGCTACGCGAGGACGAGGCCGCCAGACTCTTCCGTCAGATAGCCTCGGCTGTGGCGCATTGCCATGACAACGGCGTGGTCCTCCGGGACCTCAAGCTGAGGAAGTTTGTCTTCCGGAACGAGGACAG GAGCCTTGTGAAGCTGGAGAGCCTAGAAGACACCTACATCCTGGAGGGCCATGACGACTCTCTGTCAGACAAACATGGCTGCCCCGCCTACGTCAGCCCCGAGATCCTCAACGCCAGCGGCAGCTACTCGGGCAAGGCGGCCGATGTCTGGTCCCTGGGCGTCATGCTCTACACCATCCTGGTGGGCCGCTACCCCTTCCACGACGTAGAACCCGGCTCCCTGTTCAGTAAGATCCGCCGGGGCCACTTCAGCATCCCAGAGACCCTGACGCCCAAGGCCAAGTGTCTGATCCGGAGTATCCTCCGCCGGGAGCCTGCAGAGCGTCTCACGTCCCGGGAGATCCTGGAGCACCCCTGGTTCTTATCCTCCGGGGCAGCAGGTGGCGCTGTGgtccaggggagaggggagagggagcaggAGCAGACTGTGCCCGAGGTGAACATGGAGGAGGAGCTGGATCAGTTCTTCAGCTGA